DNA from Synechococcus elongatus PCC 6301:
AAGATTGAATTTTTCCGTTCAGCATGGCAGCCATATCGCAACCCGTCATCGTCATTGGAGCAGGGTTAGCGGGGACCGAAGCGGCTTGGCAGATTGCTGAAGCAGGTGTGCCGGTCATCCTCTACGAGATGCGGCCCCAGCGACAAAGTCCGGCGCACCACAGCGAATCTTTTGCAGAGCTGGTCTGCAGCAACTCTTTTGGAGCGATGGCCAGCGATCGCGCGGCAGGTTTGCTGCACGAAGAATTGCGGCGTCTGGGATCCTTAGTTTTCAGCAAAGCGAGCGAGCATCAAGTGCCGGCAGGCGGTGCGCTTGCAGTCGATCGCGCCTTATTTAGCGAAGATCTGACCCGCACTGTGGCGGATCATCCCTTGGTTGAGATTCGGCGGGAAGAATTGCGATCGCTGCCAACCGAGGGCATTGTTGTCCTCTGCACCGGCCCGCTCACCAGTCCCGATCTTGCAGAGGACCTGCAGCGGTTTACGGGACAGGACTATTGCAGCTTCTTTGATGCGGCCAGCCCAATCGTCACGGGCGAGTCGATTGATCAAGCGATCGCCTTCCGAGCCTCGCGCTACGACAAAGGCGAAGCCGCTTATCTCAACTGTCCCCTCAATCGCGATCAATATCTGGCTTTCCGCGAAGCTCTAGTCACGGCAGAGCAAGCCGAACTCAAGGATTTTGAACAGGAGTCAGCCAAATTCTTTGAAGGCTGCCTGCCGATCGAAGAATTGGCGCGGCGCGGTGAAGACACCATGCGCTACGGTCCGCTCAAACCCGTTGGCCTGTTTGATGCCCGTCTCGGCGATTGGCGCGATCCCGAAAATCGGAGTCGCCGTCCCTACGCGATTGTCCAGCTGCGGCAGGAAGATCGAGCCGGCAACCTTTGGAATTTAGTTGGGTTTCAGACCAATTTGCGCTGGGGCGAGCAAAAGCGCATCTTCCAGATGATTCCGGGGCTCAGCCAAGCAGAGTTTGTCCGGTTTGGGGTCATGCATCGCAATACCTTTGTCAATGCGCCGCAACTGCTCGATGCCAGTCTGCAATTCCGGCAGCGACCGACTCTCTTGGCTGCGGGGCAGTTGATTGGTACAGAAGGCTATAGCGCGGCGGTGGCGGGCGGCTGGTTGGCCGGAACCAACGCGGCGCGCTTAGCCCTTGGGCGATCGCCCCTAGTCTTACCCGACACGCTAGTCAGTGGCTCCCTGTTCCGCTTTATCAGTAGCGCTGAGCCTAAGTATTTCCAGCCGATGCCGCCTAACTTCGGTATCCTACCCAATCTGGAGCAGCCCCCTCGCAACAAGAAAGATCGTTACGCCGCGTACCGCGATCGCGCCCTTCAAGATTTACGGGACTGGCAGCAAACCCACGCGATCGGCAATTTGTCGCCAAGTACAGGTTTAGCTACAACGGCGATCGCGTAACCCAGAATCGGACTAGAACAGCTCTCGAGAATTAGCCCGCTCTAGCTGTTGGCCAGATTGGTGGGATGGCACCGCTCAATTCCTTTCCCGCGATCGCCAAGGGGTGTTGATAACCGCATGACTCGGGATCGCCATTAGGCTACCTTGTTCCCAAAGCCCCTCCACGTGAGAGCGATCATGGCCATCAAGGAGAATCCCACGCGGCCGAGCCGCAACCGTATTATCAGCTTCGTCCTGTTTGGTGTGGGTCTGTTCTTTTTGCTGATTGGGTTAATTCCCGGCGTGGGCAGTCCCCAAGTCTCTCGGGTGCCCTACAGCCTATTCATCGATCAGGTGAATGATGGCTTGGTTGCCCGGGCTTACATCACGCAGGAACAAATTCGCTACCAACTCAAGGATGTTGAGGGCGAAGCGGGTGATGTCCTCAGCACAACGCCCATCTTTGACTTGGAACTCCCTCAGCGTCTGGAACAAAAGGGGGTTGAGTTTGCTGCTGCCCCACCTCAGAAAGGAAATTTCTTTACCACTCTGCTCGGTTGGATCATTCCGCCCTTGATTTTCATTGGGGTGCTGCAATTCTTTGCAGCTCGGCAAGCCCGCAATGGCCCGCAAGGCGCGCTGTCTTTCACGAAGAGTCGCGCTAAGGTCTACGTCGAAGGTGATGATACCCGTACCACCTTCAGTGATGTGGCGGGCGTCGAAGAGGCGAAGGCCGAACTGCAAGAGATTGTTGACTTCCTCAAAACCCCTGAACGCTACCTCAACATTGGCGCTCGTATTCCAAAAGGGGTATTGCTGGTCGGGCCTCCGGGTACCGGTAAAACCCTGCTGGCGAAAGCCGTAGCCGGTGAAGCCCGCGTGCCGTTCTTCTCAATTTCTGGTTCGGAATTCGTCGAACTCTTTGTTGGCGCTGGGGCAGCTCGCGTCCGTGACCTGTTTGAACAAGCCAAGCAGAAGGCACCTTGTATCGTCTTCATCGATGAGTTGGATGCGATCGGGAAATCTCGTGCCAGCGGCAATTTCATGGGTGGCAACGATGAGCGGGAGCAAACCCTCAACCAGTTGCTGACCGAAATGGATGGGTTCTCGGCAGATGGCGCCACTGTCATTGTCCTTGCAGCCACCAACCGGCCAGAAACACTGGATCCGGCATTACTACGTCCGGGTCGCTTCGATCGCCAAGTCCTAGTCGATCGCCCTGATCTGGCGGGACGGAAGGCAATTTTGGACATTTATGGCCGCAAGGTCAAGCTGGATCCGGAAGTCGATTTACAAGCGATCGCGGTACGAACCTCAGGCTTTGCCGGTGCGGACCTTGCCAACCTCATCAATGAAGCTGCTCTACTGGCAGCGCGTAACGGTCGCACAGAAGTCGCGCAAGCTGATCTGAATGAAGCGATCGAGCGGGTGGTCGCGGGTCTGGAGAAGAAGAGCCGCGTCCTCAACGACAACGAAAAACGGATTGTTGCCTACCACGAAGTCGGCCACGCGATCGTGGGTGCCCTGATGCCCGGTGGCAGCAAAGTGGCCAAGATTTCGATCGTGCCGCGCGGTATGGCAGCTCTGGGTTACACCCTGCAACTGCCGACGGAAGATCGCTTCTTGCTCAGTGCCGAGGAACTCAAAGGCCAGATTGCCACGCTGCTAGGTGGGCGATCGGCGGAAGAGATCATCTTTGGCAGCATCACCACCGGCGCTTCCAATGACCTGCAGCGAGCCACAGACGTGGCGGAGCAGATGGTCACCACCTACGGCATGAGCCAAGTCTTGGGCCCGTTGGCCTTTGATAAAGGCGGCGGCAATAACTTCCTTGGCGGTGAGGGTATGAATCCTCGCCGGCGGGTCAGTGATGAGACGGCGAAGGCGATCGACGCAGAGGTCAAGCAACTCGTGGATGATGGTCACGATCAAGCCCTGGCAATTCTGAATCGCAATCGCGATCTACTCGAGGAAATTGCTCAGCGCATCTTGGATGTGGAAGTGATTGAAGGCGACGAGCTGCAATCCCTCCTCCAACGCGCTGAACTGCCCGAGTTGCAGCCAGCCTAAAGCCCAAGGTTACGTCAGAAATTTTGAAGCCCTCCTTTGCAGATAGCGAGGAGGGCTTTTGCGATCGCTTCCAGTCGTTGTCTTGATTGATCCTGAAACCTTAGTCGCGTTCTTTGATCGGCGGTTGCCAAGTGGAGGCGACGTAGAGTTCTTTGAGCTGGCGATCGCTGACATCAGCCGGCGCTTCGGTCAACAGACAGCGGGCTTGCTGCGTTTTCGGGAAGGCGATCGCATCACGGATCGATTCTTCGCCGGTCAGCAACATCACAAGGCGATCGAGACCGTAGGCGATGCCGCCGTGGGGTGGAGTACCAAAGTCGAAGGCTTCCAGTAGGAATCCAAATTTAGCTTGGGCTTCCTCGTGGGACAGGCCGATCGTTTCAAACACCCGTTCTTGAATGTCGCGTTGGTAAATCCGCAGACTACCGCCGCCAATTTCCAAGCCATTGAGGACGATGTCGTAGGCTTGGGCTCGCGCCGTTGTCAGGTCTTCTAGATCTTGAGGATTGGGGGCCGTGAAGGGGTGGTGTAGCGCTTCGTAGCGCTTCTCATCGGCATTCCACTCGACCATCGGGAAGTCCACGACCCAGAGCAAGTTGAGTGCCTCGGGATCGATCAATCCCAACTCTTTACCCAAGAATTGGCGGACGCGATCGAGGGACTTGTTGACGATGTCGGTGCTCCCTGCTCCAAATAGCAACAGCGTTCCGGGTTGTGCCTGAGTGCGACGGAGGATCTCAGCTTTCTGCTCATCACTGAGGTTGTCTTTGATCGCGCCAATCGTGTCGATCTCGCCGTTTTCACGGACGCGAATGTAGGCCAGACCGGCAGCACCGGCTTCCGTGGCTTCTTTGAAGATGTCGCCGCCGGGCTTGATCCGCACGTTGGAAATGCGATCGTTGCCATCGGGAATCGGCAGGATTTTGACCTTGCCGCCGGATTTGACTGCGCCACTGAAGACCTTGAAGCCCATGTCCGCAACGACATCGGAAACATCCACCAGCTTTAGGCCAAAGCGCGTGTCGGGGCGATCGCTGCCGTAGCGATCCATCGCCTCAGCGTAGGTCAAGCGCGGGAAGGGTCGCGGCAGCTCAATACCCTTCACTGTTTTGAAGATGTGAGCAATCAGCCGCTCGTTCAGGTCGATGATTTCTTCCTGGGAGAGGAAGCTCATTTCCATATCGAGCTGGGTAAATTCCGGCTGACGATCGGCGCGCAAATCTTCATCGCGGAAGCAGCGGGCAATTTGGTAGTAGCGATCGAACCCCGACACCATCAGCAGTTGCTTAAACAGCTGCGGTGATTGCGGCAGGGCAAACCATTCGCCCGGATTGACCCGCGAGGGCACCAAGTAATCCCGTGCGCCTTCCGGCGTCGACTTGGTCAGGACGGGTGTTTCAATCTCGATAAATTGTTCTTCATCTTCCAAGAAGCGGCGAATCGCCTTGACGACTTGGTGACGCAGCTGCAGATTGCGGTTCATGCGATCGCGGCGCAGATCCAAGTAGCGGTAGCGCAGCCGCAAATCTTCCCGCACCGTCTCTTCATCGGCGCTGGAAACTTGGAAGGGCAACTGACGGCGGACTGCGTTCAGAATTTCAATGCGATCAGCGTAGATTTCTACTTCGCCCGTTGGCAGCTTCGGGTTGAGGGATTCCGCCGGCCGACCGCTGACCCGTCCGGTGATTTTTACCACATACTCGTTGCGCAGGCCTTCGGCTTGGTGGTATGACTCCGGCGTCCGTTCTGGATCACTAACGATTTGCACCGTGCCTGTGCGATCGCGCAGATCGACAAAGATCACGCCACCATGATCCCGACGCCGATCGACCCAGCCATAGAGCGTGACGGAGGTGCCAACTTGCTCGGCACGAAGTTCGCCGCAGTAGTGAGTGCGCATGGAGACGGGGGCGAGCCTGAACAACAAACTCTCTATTATCTGTGAAGCGGTTCCGATCGCGTGCGATCGCGCCAGAATTCCTAGACTAAGGAGACAAGAGCGTCGCGCCCATTGCCAAGCGATCCAGCCCTGATCTACTGTCCTCAGAGTTGAGGATCTTTGCGTCGGCAGCCCCTTGAACGATCTGTTTCGCCTCTGGTCTCACCTCGCGCCACGCCGACGGCGGCAGCTAATTCTGTTGCAACTGCTGATTTTGGGTTCCAGTTTGGCGGAGCTAAGCAGTCTCGGGTCTATCCTGCCCTTTCTGACTGCTTTGGCCCAGCCCGAGCAATTACTGCAGTATCGCTGGCTCCAACCGATCGCCCAGCGCCTCAGCATCGATAGTCCCAGAGAACTGATCCCTTGGGTGACGGGGGTGTTTGTTGCGACCGTCATCATCAGTAATGGCCTACAGCTACTGACCCTAAACGTACGGGTGCGGCTAGCCTTCCGAATTGGCTCCGATCTCAGTCGAGCTGTGTTTCGCGGCATCCTTTACCAGCCCTATCCTTTCCATGTACGCCACAACAGCAGCAGCCTAATTGCGGAGATTACCCACGACGTCAATGGTGTGGTCTCCAGTGTGATTCAACCCCTGCTGCAACTCAATGCCAGTGTGGTGGTGATTGCAGCGTTGCTGACCGGGCTGTTACTCCTGACGCCTGAGTTGACGATTGCTGCAGCCTTAATTCTCGGTTCCACCTACAGTGCCGTCTATTGGCTCAATCGCCAACGCTTGCTCCGCTTTAGCCGCCTCAAATCTGAAAACTCGCGCCTTGTCCTCAAGATCCTGCAGGAGAGCTTGGGCGGTATCCGCGATGTTTTGCTGGATGGCAGTCAAGGTCTATTTGAGGATCTCTACCGCCGCTTCGACTACAACTATCGCCGCAGCCAAGAAGCTCGGATGCTGATTGCAGAGTCGCCGCGCTTCGTGATTACTGGGATCGCGATCGTCAGTATTGCCTTGATGGCCCAGATTTTAGCCAGCCAAGAACGGGGATTTGCTGAGGCCTTACCGATTTTGGGAGGTTTTGCCCTCGGCTCCTATCGGCTGCTGTCGCCCTTACAGCAGGGATTCGCCGCGATCGCCACGATCCGGTCCGATGCTATGGCCTTGAGTGCCGTGCTGACAGCCCTTGATCGCCCTTTACAGTCGTCCTCAACGGCAATCGCCCCGAGGCCCTTGACCCTAGAGCGATCGCTGCAATTTGAGTCTGTGCGTTTCCGCTATGGCGAGACAGGGCCTTGGATTCTCGATCAGCTCGACCTGACCATTCCGGCCTGTAGCACGGTGGCTTTTGTTGGCAGTACTGGCAGCGGCAAGAGCACCACCGCCGATTTAATTCTGGGATTGTTACAACCCGTTGAAGGCACGATTTGGATTGATGACCGCCCCCTGCAGTCCCCCGAGACGATTCGTGCTTGGCAACAGGCGATCGCCCATGTTCCTCAGTCGATTTTTCTGGCGGATGGCACGATCGCTGAGAACATTGCCTTTGGCATTCCTCCCAAACGGATTGATCGCGATCGCGTCAGGCAGGCTGCTGAGTGGGCACAGATTGCTGAGTTTATCGAGGCGCTACCGCGAGGCTACGACGAAGCGATCGGTGAGCGTGGGGTTCGACTGAGCGGCGGTCAGCGGCAACGGATTGGCATTGCCCGGGCTCTCTATCGCCGTGCCTCCGTTTTAGTACTGGATGAGGCTACAAGCGCCTTGGACAATGCGACTGAAAGTGCCGTCATGGCAGCGTTGCAAGAACTCAGCCGCAATCTCACCGTTATCTTGATTGCTCACCGCCTTTCGACAGTCGAGCGCTGCGATCGCATTTTTGAATTTTCTCAAGGCAAAGTGATCGCGAGCGGTACCTATGCGGAACTTCTGGAGCGATCGACCTCTTTCCAACGCTTAGCGCAGCACGATAGTGATTCTCTGGGATGAAGCGAGGATCAACGAACCAGCCATCCGTGACACATGGCAGGAATTAAGATTATTAGGACATGTGCGAGGAGAGAAGGATGCCGGCAGCCTACAGCAATGACCTGAGGGAGAAAGCGCTAGCAGCCGTCGCAGCAGGGGAGCGCAAAAGTCACGTCAGTCAGATATTCAACATCAGTCGCAACACCTTGGACCTGTGGATAAAACGCAAAGCTGAGACCGGCAGCGTCTCACCCCGTCGTTCTCGCCCCGGTCCTGCAGGAAAGATTAGAGACCTTGAAGCTTTTCGAACCTTTGTCGAGCAGCATGGTCATCTCACCCAAGAGCAAATGGCTGCACTCTGGCCAGAGCCCATCAGTAGTCAAACCTTGGGTCGTGCCTTGAAACGGATTGGGTTTACGCGCAAAAAAGAGTTACGGCTACCGCGAACGAGATGACCAGCAGAGAGAAGCGCTCATAGAAGCTAGCTCCAGCTATAGCGAAGCAGAGGGGGTCACCATCGATAAAGCCAGAGTGGATGACACCCAAGACTACCGATGGGGATAGACCGTCCAATTGTCCTAACCTGCTTGCAGCAAGGACATTGCATGGAGTGGAGCCTATCCATCTGCTTAAACCCCGACGACCGGCTGAGGGGCATCCAACTCCGGATCGGTGGTGGTTGATTCAGGGATTTGGATATCTGCCGCAATCCGCTGGCTTTCGGTCAACAGGTAGTCCAAGAAAGTGGCCGCGACGGTTGAGAGCTGCTTGCCTGCTGGATATACGGCGTGCCACTGACGATGGATGGGGAAACCTTCTACCTCAAACATCTTCAGCTCCGGCGTAGCTCCGGCTGAAGTCAGGGTGTGATAAGAGAGTACCGCTAGGCCCAAGCCACCTAAAATTGCCTGCTTGATCGCCTCATTGCTGCCGAGGTCAAGTTTGACGTTC
Protein-coding regions in this window:
- the trmFO gene encoding FADH(2)-oxidizing methylenetetrahydrofolate--tRNA-(uracil(54)-C(5))-methyltransferase TrmFO codes for the protein MAAISQPVIVIGAGLAGTEAAWQIAEAGVPVILYEMRPQRQSPAHHSESFAELVCSNSFGAMASDRAAGLLHEELRRLGSLVFSKASEHQVPAGGALAVDRALFSEDLTRTVADHPLVEIRREELRSLPTEGIVVLCTGPLTSPDLAEDLQRFTGQDYCSFFDAASPIVTGESIDQAIAFRASRYDKGEAAYLNCPLNRDQYLAFREALVTAEQAELKDFEQESAKFFEGCLPIEELARRGEDTMRYGPLKPVGLFDARLGDWRDPENRSRRPYAIVQLRQEDRAGNLWNLVGFQTNLRWGEQKRIFQMIPGLSQAEFVRFGVMHRNTFVNAPQLLDASLQFRQRPTLLAAGQLIGTEGYSAAVAGGWLAGTNAARLALGRSPLVLPDTLVSGSLFRFISSAEPKYFQPMPPNFGILPNLEQPPRNKKDRYAAYRDRALQDLRDWQQTHAIGNLSPSTGLATTAIA
- the ftsH4 gene encoding ATP-dependent zinc metalloprotease FtsH, producing the protein MAIKENPTRPSRNRIISFVLFGVGLFFLLIGLIPGVGSPQVSRVPYSLFIDQVNDGLVARAYITQEQIRYQLKDVEGEAGDVLSTTPIFDLELPQRLEQKGVEFAAAPPQKGNFFTTLLGWIIPPLIFIGVLQFFAARQARNGPQGALSFTKSRAKVYVEGDDTRTTFSDVAGVEEAKAELQEIVDFLKTPERYLNIGARIPKGVLLVGPPGTGKTLLAKAVAGEARVPFFSISGSEFVELFVGAGAARVRDLFEQAKQKAPCIVFIDELDAIGKSRASGNFMGGNDEREQTLNQLLTEMDGFSADGATVIVLAATNRPETLDPALLRPGRFDRQVLVDRPDLAGRKAILDIYGRKVKLDPEVDLQAIAVRTSGFAGADLANLINEAALLAARNGRTEVAQADLNEAIERVVAGLEKKSRVLNDNEKRIVAYHEVGHAIVGALMPGGSKVAKISIVPRGMAALGYTLQLPTEDRFLLSAEELKGQIATLLGGRSAEEIIFGSITTGASNDLQRATDVAEQMVTTYGMSQVLGPLAFDKGGGNNFLGGEGMNPRRRVSDETAKAIDAEVKQLVDDGHDQALAILNRNRDLLEEIAQRILDVEVIEGDELQSLLQRAELPELQPA
- the aspS gene encoding aspartate--tRNA ligase, with product MRTHYCGELRAEQVGTSVTLYGWVDRRRDHGGVIFVDLRDRTGTVQIVSDPERTPESYHQAEGLRNEYVVKITGRVSGRPAESLNPKLPTGEVEIYADRIEILNAVRRQLPFQVSSADEETVREDLRLRYRYLDLRRDRMNRNLQLRHQVVKAIRRFLEDEEQFIEIETPVLTKSTPEGARDYLVPSRVNPGEWFALPQSPQLFKQLLMVSGFDRYYQIARCFRDEDLRADRQPEFTQLDMEMSFLSQEEIIDLNERLIAHIFKTVKGIELPRPFPRLTYAEAMDRYGSDRPDTRFGLKLVDVSDVVADMGFKVFSGAVKSGGKVKILPIPDGNDRISNVRIKPGGDIFKEATEAGAAGLAYIRVRENGEIDTIGAIKDNLSDEQKAEILRRTQAQPGTLLLFGAGSTDIVNKSLDRVRQFLGKELGLIDPEALNLLWVVDFPMVEWNADEKRYEALHHPFTAPNPQDLEDLTTARAQAYDIVLNGLEIGGGSLRIYQRDIQERVFETIGLSHEEAQAKFGFLLEAFDFGTPPHGGIAYGLDRLVMLLTGEESIRDAIAFPKTQQARCLLTEAPADVSDRQLKELYVASTWQPPIKERD
- a CDS encoding ABC transporter ATP-binding protein, with the translated sequence MNDLFRLWSHLAPRRRRQLILLQLLILGSSLAELSSLGSILPFLTALAQPEQLLQYRWLQPIAQRLSIDSPRELIPWVTGVFVATVIISNGLQLLTLNVRVRLAFRIGSDLSRAVFRGILYQPYPFHVRHNSSSLIAEITHDVNGVVSSVIQPLLQLNASVVVIAALLTGLLLLTPELTIAAALILGSTYSAVYWLNRQRLLRFSRLKSENSRLVLKILQESLGGIRDVLLDGSQGLFEDLYRRFDYNYRRSQEARMLIAESPRFVITGIAIVSIALMAQILASQERGFAEALPILGGFALGSYRLLSPLQQGFAAIATIRSDAMALSAVLTALDRPLQSSSTAIAPRPLTLERSLQFESVRFRYGETGPWILDQLDLTIPACSTVAFVGSTGSGKSTTADLILGLLQPVEGTIWIDDRPLQSPETIRAWQQAIAHVPQSIFLADGTIAENIAFGIPPKRIDRDRVRQAAEWAQIAEFIEALPRGYDEAIGERGVRLSGGQRQRIGIARALYRRASVLVLDEATSALDNATESAVMAALQELSRNLTVILIAHRLSTVERCDRIFEFSQGKVIASGTYAELLERSTSFQRLAQHDSDSLG
- a CDS encoding IS630 transposase-related protein; translation: MPAAYSNDLREKALAAVAAGERKSHVSQIFNISRNTLDLWIKRKAETGSVSPRRSRPGPAGKIRDLEAFRTFVEQHGHLTQEQMAALWPEPISSQTLGRALKRIGFTRKKELRLPRTR